The following proteins are co-located in the Scylla paramamosain isolate STU-SP2022 chromosome 37, ASM3559412v1, whole genome shotgun sequence genome:
- the LOC135091450 gene encoding fasciclin-2-like, which produces MEGNVSRSTLRLTPTRENHGAVLSCRAENRDLPTSVVEDIIKLNVHYPPRLQLRPGHSLTLSHIKEGDDVYFECEVHANPPVEAVRWFLKGQELEQNVSAGIIVANRSLVLQGVGRRSSGDYVCKASNPRGETTSNPLHLNVKFRPTCAEDQQWTYGSGRGEQVNVTCRVHAHPDAHSFRWAFNTSAELLHLPQNRTHALRDRSTVTYTPMTHHDFGTLLCWAVNEVGGQVQPCVFLIVPAAAPEPVHNCSVWHNASSAAGEVLVRCSPGWSGGLTQTFTLRVRAVRRVSGRPQVGDVVASLTSPVEPLFTVTGLAPGTEYQLAVGASNSKGEAPSTLLLHHTPIDVAEKRTSATAAESSGGGMDRALLAVVLAAVTGALGSVVICFLVVLFVIRPRLRHAQAHAHSHGRTQPRVVCHKAGAEEAVRSPGAGQGDFDQIQGGPDLILVRANAEKEGAPPPPARPPLLPPPPSRAASTAGRRAPRRPQASTWTLPPVASPASPAGTASIPATAA; this is translated from the exons ATGGAAGGCAACGTGAGCAGGTCCACCCTCCGTCTCACGCCCACAAGGGAGAACCACGGCGCGGTGCTCTCCTGCAGGGCTGAGAACAGAGACCTGCCGACGTCAGTGGTGGAGGACATCATTAAGCTCAACGTGCATT ACCCACCCCGGCTGCAGCTTCGCCCCGGCCACAGCCTCACACTGAGCCACATCAAGGAAGGTGATgacgtgtatttcgagtgtgAAGTTCACGCCAACCCACCTGTCGAGGCCGTCAGGTGGTTCTTAAAG gggCAGGAACTGGAGCAGAATGTGTCAGCGGGGATCATCGTGGCGAACCGAAGTCTGGTTCTCCAAGGGGTGGGGCGGCGCTCCTCGGGGGACTACGTGTGCAAGGCGTCCAACCCCAGGGGCGAGACAACCTCCAACCCTCTGCACCTGAACGTGAAGT TCCGCCCCACCTGTGCCGAGGACCAGCAGTGGACATATGGCAGTGGTCGCGGTGAGCAAGTTAACGTCACGTGCCGTGTCCACGCCCATCCCGACGCCCACTCCTTCCGGTGGGCGTTCAACACGTCCGCCGAACTGCTCCACCTGCCACAGAACCGCACACACGCGCTCCGCGACCGCAGCACCGTCACCTACACGCCCATGACACACCATGACTTCGGGACGCTGCTGTGCTGGGCCGTGAACGAGGTGGGCGGCCAGGTGCAGCCCTGTGTGTTTCTTATCGTGCCTGCAG CCGCGCCGGAGCCGGTACACAACTGCAGCGTGTGGCACAACGCAAGCAGCGCCGCGGGGGAGGTGTTGGTGAGGTGCAGCCCAGGCTGGAGCGGTGGCCTGACGCAGACCTTCACGCTGCGTGTGCGTGCCGTGCGCCGCGTGTCAGGCCGGCCCCAGGTTGGCGACGTGGTGGCCTCCCTCACCAGCCCCGTGGAGCCACTCTTCACCGTGACGGGGCTCGCCCCGGGGACCGAGTATCAACTGGCAGTGGGCGCCTCCAACTCCAAGGGCGAGGCGCCTTCCACCCTGCTGCTGCACCACACGCCCATCGACGTGGCCGAGAAGCGGACCAGTGCCACGGCAGCCGAGTCCTCTGGGGGCGGCATGGACCGAGCGCTGCTGGCGGTAGTGCTGGCAGCTGTTACGGGCGCCCTCGGTTCAGTCGTCATCTGTTTTCTTGTGGTGCTGTTTGTCATCCGCCCACGCCTGAGGCACGCCCAGGCTCACGCTCACTCCCACGGCCGCACGCAGCCGCGGGTCGTGTGCCACAAGGCTGGTGCCGAAGAGGCGGTCCGCTCACCTGGCGCCGGCCAGGGAGATTTTGACCAGATACAGGGCGGTCCAGACCTCATCCTCGTGCGTGCCA ATGCAGAGAAGGAAGGCGCTCCGCCGCCCCCCGCGCGCCCCCCGCTGTTACCACCGCCACCCTCTCG AGCGGCCAGTACGGCGGGACGCAGGGCGCCACGGCGGCCACAGGCCTCTACATGGACACTTCCGCCGGTGGCCTCGCCGGCAAGCCCAGCAGGGACAGCATCAATCCCAGCTACAGCAgcgtga